One genomic region from Chrysemys picta bellii isolate R12L10 chromosome 16, ASM1138683v2, whole genome shotgun sequence encodes:
- the TTC36 gene encoding tetratricopeptide repeat protein 36 yields the protein MATAKDRAVLQTIFNPNTPFGDIPGLDEEEEAAAIQGEDGAFASELLEQVKDLELQGVLAAESGDVNTALERFSQAIRLLPERASCYNNRAQALRLKGDVAGALQDLDTALHLSRGTGRAACQCFVQRGLIKVLQGHEDDARQDFEQGARLGSAFARHQLVLMNPYSALCNQMLLEMMRKLQNPDI from the exons ATGGCTACAGCCAAGGACAGAGCGGTTCTGCAAACAATCTTTAACCCCAATACTCCTTTTGGGGATATCCCTGGGttagatgaggaagaggaggcagcAGCAATCCAAGGAGAAG ATGGAGCTTTCGCCTCAGAGCTGCTGGAGCAAGTCAAAGacctggagctgcagggggtttTGGCAGCTGAATCGGGAGATGTGAACACGGCCCTTGAGAGATTCAGCCAGGCCATTCGGCTCCTTCCGGAGCGAGCCTCGTGCTACAACAACCGTGCCCAGGCCCTTCGTCTCAAaggggatgtggcag GTGCCCTACAGGACCTGGACACAGCCCTGCACCTCAGCAGGGGCACAGGCCGTGCGGCATGCCAGTGCTTTGTGCAGCGAGGTCTCATCAAGGTGCTGCAGGGGCACGAGGATGATGCCAGGCAGGATTTTGAGCAGGGAGCCAGACTGGGTAGCGCCTTTGCTCGGCACCAGCTGGTCCTGATGAACCCCTATTCAGCGCTCTGCAACCAGATGCTGTTGGAGATGATGAGGAAGCTGCAGAATCCAGACATCTAG